A genomic segment from Bradyrhizobium sp. CB1015 encodes:
- a CDS encoding L,D-transpeptidase — protein sequence MQTTLSPSTDASMTPRDRQLLAHAPYAKANVPEQYLRHIVDYHRKEQPGTILVDTDARYLYYVLPEGKAIRYGVAVGEEAMAFSGVARVGRLAEWPDWIPTADIQARLGPYPARVPGGPANPLGARGIYLYVGNKDTLYRIHGTNQPEYIGQAISSGCIRMRNEDVIDLYDRVKLNSMVVVLPPGQSAQAEAGGRWRG from the coding sequence ATGCAGACGACACTTTCGCCATCGACGGATGCGAGCATGACGCCGCGCGACCGTCAGTTGCTCGCGCACGCGCCTTACGCCAAGGCGAACGTGCCCGAGCAATATCTGCGTCACATCGTCGATTACCACCGCAAGGAGCAGCCGGGCACGATCCTGGTCGATACCGACGCGCGCTACCTCTATTACGTGCTGCCCGAGGGAAAGGCGATCCGTTACGGCGTTGCGGTCGGCGAGGAAGCCATGGCGTTCTCCGGCGTCGCGCGGGTCGGTCGCCTAGCGGAATGGCCGGACTGGATCCCCACCGCGGATATCCAGGCGCGACTCGGCCCGTATCCGGCGCGCGTTCCCGGCGGTCCCGCCAATCCGCTGGGCGCGCGGGGCATCTATCTCTATGTCGGCAACAAGGACACGCTCTACCGCATCCACGGCACCAACCAGCCCGAATATATCGGGCAGGCGATCTCGTCCGGCTGCATCCGGATGCGCAATGAGGACGTCATCGATCTCTACGACCGGGTCAAGCTCAATTCGATGGTTGTGGTGCTGCCGCCGGGGCAGAGCGCGCAGGCCGAGGCGGGTGGACGCTGGCGCGGGTGA
- a CDS encoding MarR family winged helix-turn-helix transcriptional regulator — MKDNNDMPGHLARRFQQIAVAVFLAEVEDAGFDLTPVQYAALATIKANPGLDQVTLAGLIAYDRTTITGVIDRLVQKGLAERRPSSRDRRARELEITDEGRRTLRKITPAVESAQRIMLRGLSAKEGEELMRLLRKAIAAGNELSRAPLRDAQV; from the coding sequence GTGAAAGATAACAACGACATGCCCGGACATCTGGCGCGCCGCTTCCAGCAGATCGCGGTCGCGGTGTTCCTGGCCGAGGTCGAGGACGCCGGCTTCGATCTCACGCCGGTGCAATACGCCGCGCTTGCGACCATCAAGGCCAATCCGGGGCTGGACCAGGTGACGCTTGCCGGATTGATCGCCTACGATCGCACCACCATCACCGGCGTGATCGATCGCCTGGTCCAGAAGGGTCTCGCGGAACGCCGCCCCTCCAGCCGCGACCGCCGCGCGCGCGAGCTCGAGATCACCGACGAGGGCCGGCGCACGCTACGCAAAATCACGCCGGCCGTCGAATCTGCGCAGCGCATCATGCTGCGCGGCCTCAGCGCGAAAGAGGGCGAGGAGCTGATGCGGCTGCTGCGCAAGGCCATCGCCGCCGGCAACGAGCTGAGCCGCGCCCCGCTGCGCGATGCGCAGGTCTGA
- a CDS encoding FAD-binding monooxygenase has translation MQFHLNGFQPGDPEIADPAARVQASGAAGAVPGEVDVLIVGCGPAGLTLAAQLAQFADIKTCIVEQKPDRLLVGQADGIACRTMEMFHAYGFSERVLKEAYWVNETTFWKPDEGTPEKIVRSGRVQDVEDGLSEFPHVILNQARVHDCFLDVMRKSPAKLAPYYSRRVLDLNVDPAAGADDHAVTVRLERVDAANEGKVETIKARYVVGCDGARSTVRKSIGRELHGDSANHAWGVMDVLAVTDFPDIRFKSLIQSAKDGSLLIIPREGGYMVRIYVELAKLDVGERVANRNITADDVIAKAQRILKPHRLEVKEIAWWSVYEIGQRLTDKFDDVPEGEIDTRLPRIFIAGDACHTHSPKAGQGMNVSMQDAFNLGWKLAAVLRSRCAPSLLHSYSAERQAVAKELIDFDREWAGILASAAKAGGADAAKTQDYFVRHGRYTAGTATHYRPSVLTGAATHQHLAQGLIVGKRFHSAPVIRLTDAKPVHLGHAAEADGRFRIYAFSPAENPATSGSAIRALCNFLAESRKSPVRRYTPLGADIDSVIDLRAVFQQDHRELAIEAMPPMLLPGKGRYGLYDYEKMFCPDLKSGHDVFTMRGIDRAAGCMVVVRPDQYVATVLPIDDFAGLASFFDAFMLPVD, from the coding sequence ATGCAATTCCATCTCAATGGATTTCAGCCGGGCGACCCTGAAATCGCCGATCCTGCCGCGCGCGTTCAGGCATCGGGGGCAGCGGGCGCCGTGCCTGGCGAGGTCGACGTCCTCATCGTCGGCTGCGGGCCGGCCGGCCTGACGCTCGCCGCTCAGCTCGCGCAATTCGCTGACATCAAGACCTGCATCGTCGAGCAGAAGCCGGACCGCCTGCTGGTCGGTCAAGCCGACGGCATCGCCTGCCGCACCATGGAGATGTTCCACGCCTATGGCTTCAGCGAGCGCGTGCTGAAGGAGGCCTATTGGGTCAACGAGACGACGTTCTGGAAGCCGGATGAAGGGACGCCGGAGAAGATCGTCCGCAGCGGCCGGGTGCAGGACGTCGAGGACGGGCTGTCGGAATTCCCGCACGTCATCCTGAACCAGGCGCGCGTCCATGATTGCTTTCTCGACGTCATGCGCAAATCGCCGGCGAAGCTCGCGCCGTATTACAGCCGACGCGTGCTTGATCTCAATGTCGATCCGGCCGCCGGCGCCGACGATCATGCCGTGACCGTGCGCCTCGAACGCGTCGATGCCGCAAACGAGGGCAAGGTCGAGACGATCAAGGCCCGCTACGTCGTCGGCTGCGACGGCGCCCGCAGCACGGTGCGCAAATCGATCGGTCGCGAGCTGCACGGGGATTCCGCCAACCACGCCTGGGGCGTGATGGACGTGTTGGCCGTAACCGATTTTCCGGACATCCGCTTCAAGTCGCTGATCCAGTCGGCCAAGGACGGCAGCCTGCTGATCATTCCGCGCGAAGGCGGCTACATGGTCCGCATCTATGTCGAGCTCGCCAAGCTCGATGTCGGCGAACGCGTTGCCAATCGCAACATCACCGCCGATGACGTGATTGCGAAAGCGCAGCGGATTCTGAAGCCGCATCGGCTGGAGGTGAAGGAAATCGCTTGGTGGTCGGTCTACGAGATCGGCCAGCGCCTCACCGACAAGTTCGACGACGTGCCGGAGGGCGAGATCGATACGCGCCTGCCGCGCATCTTCATCGCCGGCGATGCCTGCCACACCCACAGCCCGAAGGCGGGGCAGGGCATGAACGTCTCGATGCAGGATGCCTTCAATCTCGGCTGGAAGCTCGCCGCCGTGCTGCGGAGCCGGTGTGCGCCAAGCCTCCTGCATTCCTATTCGGCCGAGCGCCAGGCCGTCGCGAAGGAGCTGATCGATTTCGATCGCGAATGGGCGGGGATCCTCGCCTCCGCCGCCAAGGCCGGCGGCGCCGATGCCGCCAAGACGCAGGACTATTTCGTCCGGCACGGACGCTACACCGCGGGCACGGCAACGCACTACAGGCCCTCGGTGCTGACAGGCGCGGCCACACATCAGCACCTCGCGCAGGGCCTCATCGTCGGCAAGCGCTTCCATTCCGCGCCGGTGATCCGCCTGACGGACGCCAAGCCGGTGCATCTCGGCCATGCCGCAGAGGCCGACGGCCGCTTCCGCATTTACGCGTTCTCGCCTGCTGAGAACCCCGCAACGTCGGGCTCGGCCATTCGCGCCTTGTGCAATTTCCTCGCGGAGTCCCGGAAATCACCTGTCCGTCGATACACGCCTCTCGGCGCCGACATCGACAGCGTGATCGATCTGCGCGCGGTGTTTCAGCAGGACCATCGCGAGCTTGCCATCGAGGCGATGCCGCCGATGTTGCTCCCGGGCAAAGGCCGTTACGGCTTGTACGATTACGAGAAGATGTTCTGCCCGGATCTCAAGAGCGGCCATGACGTTTTCACGATGCGCGGCATCGATCGGGCGGCCGGCTGCATGGTTGTGGTGCGGCCCGACCAGTATGTCGCGACCGTACTGCCGATCGACGATTTTGCCGGGCTCGCCTCGTTCTTCGACGCCTTCATGCTGCCGGTGGACTGA
- a CDS encoding SH3 domain-containing protein, translating to MKFRSVLVAALLFIPTAALAAPGIVTVSTGLRAGPGTGFPLVDRIPGGARVNIHGCLRGKAWCDVSFSDDRGWVSSQYLEYLYRNHYVYLPDYIDEIDVPVVPFVLTSYWSKYYAGRPWYHRHAYWNNYWSSHERFATRMTLDPRAARIGRAATRDAAVALERSGVRGKGEAAISGRDAATARPDAAIAKRDAAIGKRDAAIARRDAAIAKRDAGVATDRARAGSSERIAHERVNVQSRNPRDAQARMMHEQAAGRAAVRTQPMPRAHEAPRVSAAPAARPAVPHSAQPSVSHGSPMNAHAQMPAPRAAAPAAQHGGGGGAPHINAAPHGGVAPAGGPGGGHQKH from the coding sequence ATGAAATTCAGAAGCGTTCTGGTTGCCGCATTGCTGTTCATCCCGACGGCCGCGCTGGCCGCGCCGGGCATCGTCACCGTCTCGACCGGCTTGCGTGCCGGGCCGGGCACGGGCTTTCCCCTGGTCGATCGCATCCCCGGAGGCGCCCGCGTCAACATCCATGGCTGCCTGCGCGGCAAGGCCTGGTGCGATGTCAGCTTCTCCGACGATCGCGGCTGGGTGTCGTCGCAATATCTCGAATATCTCTACCGCAATCACTACGTCTATCTGCCCGACTATATCGACGAGATCGACGTGCCCGTCGTGCCGTTCGTGCTGACCTCCTACTGGTCGAAGTATTATGCGGGACGGCCCTGGTACCACCGCCACGCTTATTGGAATAATTACTGGAGCTCGCACGAGCGCTTTGCGACGCGCATGACGCTCGATCCGCGCGCAGCCCGCATCGGTCGCGCGGCGACGCGCGATGCGGCGGTTGCACTGGAGCGCAGCGGCGTGCGCGGCAAAGGCGAGGCCGCAATCTCCGGACGTGACGCCGCCACCGCGCGGCCCGACGCTGCGATCGCAAAACGCGATGCTGCGATCGGAAAGCGCGACGCAGCGATCGCAAGGCGCGACGCAGCGATCGCCAAGCGCGACGCTGGAGTAGCAACCGACCGGGCGCGCGCCGGCAGCAGCGAGCGCATCGCGCATGAGCGGGTCAATGTGCAGAGCCGCAATCCACGCGACGCACAGGCGCGCATGATGCACGAGCAGGCTGCAGGCCGTGCCGCCGTCCGCACGCAGCCGATGCCGCGTGCGCATGAAGCCCCGCGCGTATCGGCCGCGCCGGCCGCGCGGCCCGCGGTGCCGCATTCGGCGCAGCCGAGCGTCAGCCACGGTTCGCCGATGAACGCACATGCGCAGATGCCGGCGCCGCGTGCCGCTGCGCCTGCCGCGCAGCACGGCGGTGGCGGCGGCGCTCCGCACATCAATGCCGCGCCGCATGGCGGCGTTGCACCGGCGGGCGGGCCCGGCGGCGGGCACCAGAAGCACTAG
- a CDS encoding multidrug efflux SMR transporter: MTSAFNAYTALALAIVFEVTASAFLQQSAQFTRPWPTLAMVLFYIASFYALSVAIRVIPLSIAYAIWGGVGIILTATVSFVLFRQILDAAAFVGIALIVSGVVIINLFSETTVR; the protein is encoded by the coding sequence ATGACGTCCGCCTTCAACGCCTACACGGCTCTCGCCCTCGCCATCGTGTTCGAGGTCACCGCGTCGGCGTTCCTGCAGCAGTCCGCGCAGTTCACCCGTCCCTGGCCGACGCTGGCGATGGTGCTGTTCTACATCGCCTCGTTCTACGCGCTCTCGGTGGCGATTCGGGTGATCCCGTTGAGCATCGCCTATGCGATCTGGGGCGGGGTCGGCATCATCCTCACCGCCACCGTCTCCTTCGTGCTGTTCCGTCAGATCCTGGACGCCGCAGCCTTCGTCGGCATCGCGCTGATCGTATCAGGGGTGGTGATCATCAACCTGTTCTCGGAGACCACGGTGCGCTGA
- the pdxY gene encoding pyridoxal kinase, whose translation MLVISIQSQVVHGHVGNSAAAYAMQAEGVNVAAVPTTLLSNHPRYPSLRGRVLETELVADLLKGVEERGLVDEAAVLVTGYLGSPGNAGVIADFVERARTRNAKLVYLCDPVIGDDGRVYVADGILDVVRHRLLPAANLTTPNQFELELLSGVTIADAQGLSAACAVLAGAGCAIVTTGCTLADTAAGQVETILCSDGRLSRFATPRLPIRPYGTGDLLTGLIAAHLAKGEAMDSAVRRAVDTVFAVLVRTQDAGSAEMQLVPLPTAEHKS comes from the coding sequence ATGCTCGTCATTTCCATTCAGAGCCAGGTGGTCCACGGCCATGTCGGCAATAGCGCAGCCGCCTATGCCATGCAGGCGGAGGGCGTGAACGTTGCGGCGGTGCCGACGACGCTGCTGTCCAACCATCCGCGCTATCCGAGCCTGCGCGGGCGGGTGCTGGAGACCGAGCTGGTCGCCGATCTCCTCAAAGGAGTCGAGGAGCGCGGCTTGGTCGACGAGGCCGCGGTGCTCGTCACCGGCTATCTCGGCTCGCCCGGCAATGCCGGCGTGATCGCCGATTTCGTCGAGCGGGCGCGCACGCGGAATGCGAAGCTGGTCTATCTCTGCGATCCCGTGATCGGCGACGACGGCCGTGTCTATGTCGCGGACGGCATCCTGGACGTGGTCCGCCATCGGCTGCTGCCGGCGGCGAACCTGACGACGCCGAACCAGTTCGAGCTCGAGCTGCTCTCGGGGGTCACAATTGCCGACGCCCAGGGCCTTAGCGCGGCGTGTGCGGTATTGGCAGGGGCAGGCTGCGCCATCGTCACCACCGGCTGCACCCTCGCTGACACGGCAGCGGGGCAGGTGGAGACGATCCTGTGCAGCGACGGGCGATTGTCGCGCTTTGCGACGCCGCGCCTGCCGATCCGTCCCTACGGCACCGGCGATCTCCTCACCGGGCTGATCGCGGCGCATCTGGCCAAGGGCGAAGCGATGGACTCGGCGGTGCGGCGCGCGGTCGACACGGTCTTTGCGGTGCTGGTACGCACGCAGGACGCCGGCTCGGCCGAGATGCAGCTGGTGCCGCTGCCGACGGCGGAGCACAAGTCGTAA
- a CDS encoding zinc ribbon domain-containing protein YjdM has protein sequence MTDTMKCPTCNSEHAYQDRDLWVCPECGHEWSGAADAASDAAQDASVRDANGNVLADGDSVIVIKDLKIKGSSSVVKGGTKVRNIRLQDASDGHNIACKIDGIGAMNLKSEFVKKA, from the coding sequence ATGACCGACACGATGAAATGCCCGACCTGCAATTCCGAGCACGCCTATCAGGACCGCGATCTTTGGGTCTGCCCGGAATGCGGCCATGAATGGAGCGGCGCGGCGGACGCAGCCTCGGATGCGGCGCAGGATGCGAGCGTGCGCGATGCCAACGGCAATGTGCTCGCCGACGGCGACAGCGTCATCGTGATCAAGGATCTCAAGATCAAGGGCTCGTCCTCGGTCGTCAAGGGCGGCACCAAGGTGCGCAACATCCGCCTGCAGGACGCCAGCGACGGCCACAACATCGCCTGCAAGATCGACGGCATCGGCGCGATGAATCTGAAGTCGGAGTTCGTGAAGAAGGCGTAG
- a CDS encoding pyridoxamine 5'-phosphate oxidase family protein — MDDTLRRKIQTLLDQHRTMRIATLRPDGWPQVTTVGYANEGLTIYFLCGTDSQKAQNLSRDDRVSLAIDDDPAQVMEITGLSMAARAVAVTDPAEAEKAIALLMARYPEQKAAGLPVPKPSEVRLIRLTPTVISLLDYSKGFGHTDLVTC, encoded by the coding sequence ATGGACGACACGCTCAGACGAAAGATCCAGACCTTGCTGGACCAGCACCGCACGATGCGGATTGCGACCCTTCGCCCCGATGGCTGGCCGCAAGTCACGACAGTCGGCTATGCGAACGAAGGTTTGACCATCTACTTCCTCTGCGGCACCGACAGCCAGAAGGCGCAGAACCTCTCGCGGGACGACCGCGTGTCGCTGGCGATCGATGACGATCCGGCGCAAGTGATGGAGATCACCGGCCTGTCCATGGCGGCGCGGGCGGTGGCCGTGACCGATCCGGCCGAAGCCGAGAAGGCGATCGCGCTGCTGATGGCACGTTATCCCGAGCAGAAGGCCGCCGGCCTTCCCGTGCCGAAGCCGTCCGAGGTGCGGCTGATCCGTCTCACGCCGACGGTGATCTCGCTGCTCGATTATTCCAAGGGATTCGGTCACACCGATCTTGTGACGTGCTGA
- a CDS encoding cytochrome c, whose amino-acid sequence MSHSARISIGIVILIALSVLFLFSVVHTAAGAPRPGSGAIAAGHRLAQAWCQSCHAIEPHMAGFFDEAPSFQSIADRSGTTALSLKVFWRTSHQNMPNLVISPEQAEVLAAYILSLKGN is encoded by the coding sequence ATGTCGCACAGTGCTCGAATCTCCATCGGCATCGTCATCCTGATCGCGTTGTCGGTGCTGTTTCTCTTCAGCGTCGTCCACACCGCCGCCGGGGCGCCGAGACCCGGCTCGGGCGCGATCGCCGCAGGTCATCGCCTGGCGCAGGCCTGGTGTCAGTCGTGTCACGCGATCGAGCCGCACATGGCCGGGTTCTTCGACGAGGCGCCGAGCTTCCAATCCATCGCCGACCGCAGCGGCACCACCGCGCTGTCGCTCAAGGTGTTTTGGCGGACCAGCCACCAGAACATGCCGAACCTCGTGATCTCGCCGGAGCAGGCCGAGGTGCTCGCGGCCTACATCCTGAGCCTGAAGGGCAATTGA
- a CDS encoding transposase produces the protein MANRTFKTGESREQPSLLPARIEDYVGPDNPVRAIESFVCALDLAKLGFGNADRGAEEVGQPPYDPADLLKLYLYGYINQVRSSRRLERESGRNLELIWLLKGLKPGYRTIANFRKENWKALKAANRSFVLLARELGLVGGTIVAIDGSLFHGDASKASIFTRKRLGEQIARRWR, from the coding sequence ATGGCGAATCGCACATTCAAGACCGGCGAGAGCCGGGAGCAACCCAGTCTTCTGCCTGCGCGGATTGAGGACTATGTCGGGCCGGACAATCCGGTGCGGGCAATCGAGAGCTTCGTTTGCGCGCTCGACCTTGCAAAGCTTGGTTTCGGTAACGCGGATCGTGGCGCGGAAGAAGTCGGGCAGCCGCCGTATGATCCTGCCGATCTGCTGAAGCTCTATCTTTACGGCTACATCAACCAGGTCAGGTCGTCGCGACGGCTAGAGCGGGAATCTGGCCGCAATCTGGAGCTGATCTGGCTGCTGAAGGGACTGAAGCCGGGTTATCGGACGATTGCCAACTTCCGCAAGGAGAACTGGAAGGCGCTGAAGGCCGCGAACCGCAGCTTCGTGCTGCTGGCTCGGGAGCTTGGGCTTGTGGGCGGCACGATCGTAGCGATTGATGGTTCCCTGTTCCACGGCGACGCCAGCAAGGCTTCCATCTTTACGCGCAAGCGGCTTGGCGAGCAGATCGCGAGGAGATGGCGGTGA